GGCTCGCGCCGCTCGCCGATCCCGAGCCGCCATTGGCGTGCCAAGTACTCGGCGTGAACTGCAGGCCACCGGAGTAGCCGTTACCGGTACTGATCCCCCAGTTACCACCGGACTCGCACGCGGCGATCGCGTCCCAGTTGACGCTGTACGCCCTCTTCACCGGAGCCGGGGCTTCCTCGGGCTTCGGCGCAGGAGCGGCATCGGGCCCAGGAGCGTCAGGCGCGGGAGCCTCCGGAGCCGGCGGGGCGGGCGGGGCTTCGGGGGCGGGGGCCGGAGCCTCGGGAGCCGGCGCAGGCGGGGCATCCGGAGCCGGCGGGGCGGGCGGGGCTTCGGGGGCGGGGGCCGGAGCCTCGGGAGCCGGCGCAGGCGGGGCGTCCGGAGCCGGCGGCAGGTCGGCCGGGGCGGGAGCCGCGTCGGCGACCGGCGCTGCGTCAGCGGCCGGGGCCTCGGGAGCGGGCGGCGCAGGCGGAACAAAGCCAGCCAATTCGATTGGGGACGGCGCGCTCGGGGTAACCGCCTCGAAGTCGGCGGAGGCGATCGCGTTCGACAGCGTCAGCGGGGCAGAGGTCAGCACCGCAGTCAGCGCAGCCATGCGAAGCGTCTGGCGGACGTTCTTCAACATCAATCCTTTCGCGGGTGCGCGCGCCGAAGTAAGCCCAGCAGCGTGGGCTAAGTGCCGATCTCTCGGCGGTGGAGACTTCGAATCGCGCCGTCTCGTTCAGGCACGACAGCCGGGGCGCCAGCCAACACCGGGCGGTAGCCCGGCGGCCGCACGGAGGCGTCGTCGCGCTCCGTAGCCCCCGCTCACACGCGGGTCCGTGGTTTCGATTTTTCGTCGCCTTTTCAGGCCGCAACGGACCGTACGAGAAACGCGGTGCAGTCGTCATCTCGGGACACGCGGGCTTCGCCTTCGATCACGAATTGGTCACGGCGCGTTGGGTAGAGGGACTGCGCAGGTCATGCGCGGATTTGTCGGACCTGTCAGTTTTCCGGCGGGCAACGGCCGTGGTGAGTCAAATCACCACGTTTTTGTGAGCTGCGACACCGACTTTCG
This genomic stretch from Mycobacterium paraterrae harbors:
- a CDS encoding transglycosylase family protein; its protein translation is MKNVRQTLRMAALTAVLTSAPLTLSNAIASADFEAVTPSAPSPIELAGFVPPAPPAPEAPAADAAPVADAAPAPADLPPAPDAPPAPAPEAPAPAPEAPPAPPAPDAPPAPAPEAPAPAPEAPPAPPAPEAPAPDAPGPDAAPAPKPEEAPAPVKRAYSVNWDAIAACESGGNWGISTGNGYSGGLQFTPSTWHANGGSGSASGASREEQIRVAENVLHSQGIGAWPVCGRRG